Proteins encoded in a region of the Pseudomonas shahriarae genome:
- a CDS encoding AraC family transcriptional regulator, with protein sequence MTVLLSERSQIFQGADAYAVSDYVNQHVGSHCIRLPPKGRPMASISHRTFSSLDLCRISYGAPVRVTSVALETIYHLQILLTGHCRSNSRGGEQVFGPGEILLINPDDPVDLTYSADCEKFIIKLPVRLLENACLAQHWTLPQPGIRFADARRALSEMDGFLQLLGLICHEAENAAEPEVQGLYERIVANKLLALLASNVLRVVPQAAQGGGFEAVREFIEGHLGEDISIEQLMAVAKVSERSLYSLFERQVGLSPRDYVRQRKLERVHARLQLTTARSVTEVALDHGFMHLGRFSEAYRKRFGELPSQTWKRHR encoded by the coding sequence ATGACCGTGCTATTGAGTGAGCGCAGCCAGATTTTCCAGGGCGCCGATGCCTATGCCGTGTCGGACTATGTCAACCAGCATGTGGGCAGCCACTGTATCCGCCTGCCGCCCAAGGGCCGGCCCATGGCGAGTATCAGTCACCGGACCTTTTCCAGCCTGGACTTGTGCCGTATCAGCTATGGCGCGCCGGTCAGGGTCACGTCGGTGGCGCTGGAAACCATTTATCACTTGCAGATCCTGCTGACAGGCCACTGCCGCTCCAACTCCCGGGGCGGGGAGCAGGTCTTCGGGCCAGGAGAGATCTTGCTGATCAACCCGGATGACCCGGTGGACCTGACCTATTCCGCCGACTGCGAGAAATTCATCATCAAGTTACCGGTGCGTCTGTTGGAAAACGCTTGCCTGGCGCAGCACTGGACGCTGCCGCAACCGGGTATTCGCTTTGCGGATGCACGCCGGGCGCTGAGTGAGATGGACGGTTTTCTGCAGTTACTGGGGCTGATCTGCCATGAGGCGGAAAACGCCGCCGAACCTGAGGTACAGGGCCTGTATGAGCGGATTGTGGCCAATAAGCTGCTGGCGCTGCTGGCCAGCAATGTGCTGCGGGTGGTTCCCCAGGCGGCGCAAGGCGGCGGTTTTGAGGCCGTGCGCGAGTTTATCGAGGGACATCTGGGCGAGGATATCAGCATCGAGCAACTGATGGCGGTGGCCAAGGTCAGTGAGCGTTCGCTGTATAGCCTGTTCGAACGCCAGGTGGGTCTGTCGCCCCGTGATTATGTGCGCCAGCGCAAGCTGGAGCGGGTGCATGCGCGTTTACAACTGACTACCGCGCGCAGTGTGACGGAGGTGGCACTGGACCATGGCTTTATGCACCTGGGGCGCTTCTCCGAGGCCTATCGCAAACGCTTTGGTGAGCTGCCTTCGCAGACCTGGAAGCGCCATCGCTAA
- a CDS encoding Rieske 2Fe-2S domain-containing protein — translation MTSTLERLAAQLRESVQEDPATGVFRCRRDIFTDPELFALEIKHIFEGGWLYLAHESQVPEINDYYTTWIGRQPVVITRDKQGTLHGLVNACAHRGAMLCRRKQGNKGSFTCPFHGWTFSNAGKLLKVKDGKTGAYPDSFDCDGSHDLKRLARFENYRGFLFGSLSDAVPELSDYLGETRVIIDQMVDQAPLGLEVLRGSSSYVYDGNWKLQIENGADGYHVSSVHWNYSATMGRRNYEAEGTRTVDANGWSKSLGGVYAFDHGHILLWTRLLNPEVRPVHAHREALAERLGQARADFIVDQTRNLCLYPNVYLMDQFSTQIRVVRPLAVDKTEVTIYCMAPIGESAQERATRIRQYEDFFNVSGMGTPDDLEEFRACQTGYQGATTLWNDLSRGAKQWVEGADDNARAMGMHPQLSGVKTEDEGLFVRQHAHWAASLQRAIEREQQGLIASDREVQP, via the coding sequence ATGACCAGTACACTCGAGCGCCTCGCCGCACAACTGCGCGAGTCCGTTCAGGAAGATCCCGCTACCGGGGTGTTCCGCTGCCGCCGCGACATCTTTACCGACCCCGAGCTGTTTGCCCTGGAGATCAAGCACATTTTCGAAGGCGGGTGGCTGTACCTGGCCCATGAAAGCCAGGTGCCGGAAATCAATGACTACTACACCACCTGGATTGGCCGCCAGCCGGTGGTGATCACCCGCGACAAACAGGGCACCCTGCATGGCCTGGTCAATGCCTGCGCCCATCGCGGCGCCATGTTGTGCCGGCGCAAGCAGGGCAACAAGGGCTCATTCACCTGCCCATTCCACGGCTGGACCTTCAGCAACGCCGGCAAGCTGCTCAAGGTCAAGGATGGCAAGACCGGGGCCTACCCGGACAGCTTCGACTGTGACGGCTCCCATGACCTCAAGCGCCTGGCGCGCTTTGAAAACTACCGCGGTTTTCTGTTCGGCAGCCTCAGCGACGCGGTGCCGGAACTGAGTGATTACCTGGGCGAGACCCGCGTCATCATCGACCAGATGGTCGACCAGGCTCCCCTGGGCCTGGAGGTGCTGCGCGGCAGTTCATCCTATGTCTACGACGGCAACTGGAAGCTGCAGATCGAGAACGGTGCCGACGGTTACCACGTCAGTTCCGTGCACTGGAACTACTCGGCGACCATGGGCCGGCGCAATTACGAGGCCGAAGGCACGCGCACGGTCGATGCCAATGGCTGGTCGAAAAGCCTGGGCGGGGTCTACGCCTTCGATCACGGGCATATCCTGCTGTGGACGCGCCTGCTCAACCCCGAGGTGCGTCCGGTGCATGCCCACCGCGAAGCATTGGCCGAGCGCCTGGGCCAGGCGCGTGCGGACTTTATCGTCGACCAGACCCGCAACCTGTGTCTCTACCCCAATGTGTACCTGATGGACCAGTTCTCCACGCAGATCCGTGTGGTGCGGCCCCTCGCGGTGGACAAGACCGAAGTGACCATCTATTGCATGGCGCCGATCGGCGAAAGTGCCCAGGAGCGGGCGACGCGGATTCGCCAGTACGAAGACTTCTTTAACGTCAGCGGCATGGGTACCCCGGATGACCTGGAGGAGTTCCGCGCCTGCCAGACCGGCTACCAGGGGGCGACCACCCTGTGGAATGACCTGAGCCGTGGCGCCAAACAGTGGGTGGAGGGTGCTGACGACAACGCCAGGGCTATGGGCATGCACCCGCAACTGAGCGGGGTGAAGACCGAAGACGAAGGCTTGTTCGTGCGCCAGCATGCGCATTGGGCCGCCAGCCTGCAGCGCGCAATCGAGCGCGAACAGCAGGGCCTGATCGCCAGCGACCGGGAGGTGCAGCCATGA
- the benB gene encoding benzoate 1,2-dioxygenase small subunit: MSLSRDRLLDFLYREARLLDDRQWDEWLACYSPKVEFWMPAWDDYDTLTEDPHSEISLIYYPSRDGLEDRIFRIKTERSSASTPEPRTVHLLGNLEVLADDGAQVELRFNWHTLSHRYKTTDSYFGTSFYGLDISGEQPLITRKKVVLKNDYIHQVIDIYHI; encoded by the coding sequence ATGAGCCTGTCCCGTGACCGCCTGCTGGATTTTCTCTACCGCGAAGCGCGCCTGCTGGATGACCGCCAGTGGGATGAATGGCTGGCGTGTTACTCGCCCAAAGTGGAGTTCTGGATGCCCGCCTGGGACGACTACGACACCCTCACCGAAGACCCGCACAGCGAAATCTCACTGATCTACTACCCCAGCCGCGACGGCCTGGAAGACCGCATCTTCCGGATCAAGACCGAGCGATCCAGCGCCAGCACGCCCGAGCCGCGCACGGTGCACCTGCTCGGCAACCTCGAAGTGCTGGCCGACGATGGCGCGCAGGTAGAGCTGCGTTTCAACTGGCACACCCTCAGCCACCGCTACAAGACCACGGACAGCTATTTCGGGACGTCCTTCTATGGCCTGGATATCAGTGGCGAGCAGCCGCTGATCACGCGCAAGAAGGTGGTGCTGAAAAACGATTACATCCACCAGGTCATCGACATCTACCACATCTGA
- the benC gene encoding benzoate 1,2-dioxygenase electron transfer component BenC translates to MSYAIALNFEDGVTRFIDCKVGEKVLDAAFRQRINLPMDCSDGVCGTCKCHCETGAYDLGDDYIDDALSADEARERQVLTCQMVPQSDCVIAVPLPSSACKTGTTQFAATLASITRHADAALEVSFALDQAPVFLPGQYVNIGVPDSGQTRSYSFSSRPGDTHASFLIKHVPGGLMSGWLERAQPGDRVPMTGPLGSFYLREVMRPLLLLAGGTGLAPFLSMLEVLAQRGEARPITLIYGVTRDQDLVLLEALEAFAARLPQLTIVTCVADPQTAHPRQGYVTQHMGREALHDGDVDVYLCGPPPMVDAVRQHFKHQGVSPASFHYEKFTANAVASSDAA, encoded by the coding sequence ATGAGCTATGCCATTGCCCTGAACTTCGAAGATGGGGTGACCCGCTTCATCGACTGCAAGGTGGGGGAGAAGGTCCTCGATGCCGCCTTTCGCCAACGCATCAACCTGCCCATGGACTGCTCCGACGGGGTGTGCGGTACCTGCAAATGCCATTGTGAAACCGGCGCCTACGACTTGGGTGACGACTATATCGACGACGCCCTGAGCGCCGACGAAGCCCGGGAACGCCAGGTGCTGACCTGCCAGATGGTGCCGCAATCCGATTGCGTGATTGCCGTGCCGTTGCCGTCCAGTGCGTGCAAGACCGGCACCACGCAGTTTGCCGCGACGCTGGCGAGCATTACCCGCCACGCCGATGCCGCGCTGGAGGTGAGCTTTGCATTGGACCAGGCGCCGGTATTTTTACCCGGCCAGTACGTGAATATCGGTGTGCCCGACAGTGGGCAGACGCGCTCCTATTCATTCAGCAGCCGTCCTGGCGACACGCACGCCAGTTTCCTGATCAAGCATGTGCCGGGCGGCTTGATGAGCGGCTGGCTGGAGCGCGCCCAGCCGGGCGATCGCGTGCCGATGACTGGACCACTGGGCAGTTTTTACCTGCGCGAGGTGATGCGGCCCCTGTTGTTACTGGCCGGCGGCACCGGTCTGGCGCCGTTTCTGTCGATGCTTGAGGTGTTGGCACAGCGCGGGGAAGCCCGGCCGATCACACTGATCTATGGGGTAACGCGGGATCAGGACCTGGTCCTGCTTGAGGCCCTGGAGGCTTTCGCCGCGCGCTTGCCCCAGCTCACGATTGTCACGTGCGTGGCCGACCCGCAGACCGCGCACCCGCGCCAGGGGTATGTCACCCAGCATATGGGCCGCGAGGCGCTCCACGACGGTGATGTCGATGTCTACCTGTGCGGGCCGCCGCCGATGGTCGATGCGGTGCGCCAGCACTTCAAGCACCAAGGCGTGAGCCCGGCCAGCTTCCATTACGAGAAATTCACCGCCAATGCCGTCGCAAGTTCTGACGCCGCGTGA
- a CDS encoding 1,6-dihydroxycyclohexa-2,4-diene-1-carboxylate dehydrogenase, with translation MNPRFDTKVALVTGAAQGIGRRVAERLLAEGAWVVAVDRSELVHELQHARLLTLTADLEQHAACAEVMAAAKVRFGRIDILINNVGGTIWAKPFEFYAVAQIEAEVRRSLFPTLWCCHCVLPYMLEQGSGAIVNVSSVATRGVNRVPYGAAKGGVNALTACLALETVGSGIRVNATAPGGTEAPPRRIPRNSQPQSEQERVWYQQIVDQTLDSSPMKRYGSIDEQAGAILFLASDEASYITGVTLPVGGGDLG, from the coding sequence ATGAATCCACGTTTTGACACCAAGGTAGCGCTGGTTACCGGCGCCGCCCAGGGCATCGGCCGGCGCGTGGCCGAGCGGTTGCTGGCGGAGGGCGCCTGGGTGGTTGCGGTCGATCGCTCGGAGCTGGTGCATGAGTTGCAGCATGCACGGCTGCTGACCCTGACCGCTGACCTTGAGCAACATGCCGCGTGTGCCGAGGTCATGGCCGCCGCCAAAGTGCGGTTTGGGCGCATCGACATTCTGATCAACAACGTCGGCGGGACTATCTGGGCCAAGCCCTTTGAGTTCTACGCGGTAGCGCAAATCGAAGCCGAAGTGCGCCGCTCGCTGTTCCCCACGTTGTGGTGTTGCCATTGCGTGCTGCCCTACATGCTCGAGCAGGGCAGTGGTGCCATCGTCAATGTGTCTTCGGTCGCCACACGCGGGGTCAATCGGGTGCCCTATGGCGCGGCCAAGGGCGGGGTCAATGCCCTGACCGCGTGCCTGGCCCTGGAGACCGTCGGCAGCGGCATCCGTGTCAATGCCACCGCACCGGGCGGCACCGAGGCCCCACCGCGGCGCATCCCGCGCAACAGCCAGCCGCAAAGCGAGCAGGAGCGCGTGTGGTACCAGCAGATCGTCGACCAGACCCTCGACAGCAGCCCGATGAAACGCTACGGCAGCATCGACGAGCAAGCGGGCGCGATTCTATTTCTGGCCTCTGACGAGGCCTCCTATATCACCGGCGTGACCTTGCCGGTAGGAGGTGGCGACCTCGGCTGA
- a CDS encoding MFS transporter, which produces MRTHDVHSIIDNAPFNRFHWLVVSLCALLLIFDGYDLFIYGVVLPSIMREWGLTPLQAGALGSYALFGMMFGALIFGTLADRFGRKKGIVFCFALFSIATVINGFASSPTEFGICRFIAGLGCGGLMPNAAALINEYAPKKVRSTLMAFMFSGYSLGGMLAASVGIFMLPAYGWSSMFFVAVIPLLLLPVIVLWLPESIGFLIRQGRVEQARVLLNRLSPDTPINAGDELLIADVKSKGASVVELFRHGLAMRTAMIWTAFFCCLLMVYALSSWLPKLMAGAGYSLGSSLSFLIALNLGGMAGALIGGRLGDRLNLVKVVICFFVAAVVSISLLGINSPMPVLYLLIFIAGATTIGTQILLYAGAAQLYGLSIRATGLGWASGIGRNGAIVGPLLGGALMAIELPLQLNFMAFAVPGAIAALAMTMFALNERRTAIRLPAAQAL; this is translated from the coding sequence ATGCGTACCCATGACGTTCATTCGATTATCGACAATGCCCCTTTCAATCGCTTCCATTGGCTGGTTGTCAGCCTGTGTGCCTTGCTGTTGATCTTTGATGGCTATGACTTGTTTATCTATGGCGTGGTCTTGCCATCGATCATGCGCGAGTGGGGGCTGACGCCCCTGCAGGCCGGCGCCCTGGGCAGTTATGCGCTGTTCGGCATGATGTTCGGCGCGCTGATCTTCGGCACCCTGGCGGACCGCTTCGGGCGCAAGAAAGGCATCGTCTTTTGCTTTGCGTTGTTCAGCATTGCCACGGTGATCAACGGCTTTGCCAGCAGCCCCACGGAGTTCGGCATCTGCCGGTTTATCGCCGGGCTTGGCTGTGGTGGGCTGATGCCCAACGCGGCGGCGCTGATCAACGAATATGCGCCGAAAAAAGTGCGCAGCACCTTGATGGCCTTCATGTTCAGCGGCTATTCCCTGGGTGGCATGCTCGCCGCCAGTGTGGGGATTTTCATGTTGCCGGCCTATGGCTGGTCGTCGATGTTTTTTGTCGCCGTCATCCCGCTGCTGCTGTTGCCGGTGATTGTGCTGTGGTTGCCCGAATCCATTGGCTTTCTGATCCGCCAGGGCCGTGTAGAGCAGGCCCGAGTGCTGCTTAATCGCCTGTCGCCAGACACCCCGATCAACGCCGGGGATGAACTGCTCATCGCGGACGTCAAGAGCAAGGGCGCGTCGGTGGTGGAGTTGTTCCGCCATGGCCTGGCCATGCGCACGGCGATGATCTGGACCGCGTTTTTCTGCTGCCTGTTGATGGTCTATGCCTTGAGTTCGTGGCTGCCCAAGCTGATGGCCGGGGCTGGCTACAGCCTCGGGTCGAGCTTGTCGTTCCTGATTGCCCTGAACCTGGGCGGTATGGCCGGGGCGTTGATTGGCGGGCGGTTGGGGGATCGGCTGAACCTGGTGAAAGTGGTGATCTGCTTCTTTGTTGCCGCCGTGGTTTCCATCAGCCTGCTGGGCATCAACAGCCCGATGCCGGTCTTGTACCTGCTGATCTTTATTGCGGGTGCCACCACCATCGGCACGCAAATCCTCCTGTATGCGGGGGCGGCGCAACTCTATGGCTTGTCGATTCGCGCCACCGGCCTGGGCTGGGCCTCCGGCATCGGGCGCAATGGCGCCATCGTCGGCCCACTGTTAGGCGGCGCGCTGATGGCGATCGAGCTGCCGCTGCAACTGAACTTCATGGCCTTTGCCGTGCCCGGTGCCATTGCGGCCCTGGCCATGACGATGTTCGCCTTGAATGAGCGGCGCACCGCTATCCGGTTGCCCGCCGCCCAGGCGCTGTAA
- a CDS encoding OprD family porin: protein MHTQRIWLSLLGLPLAATAGEGGFFAGSTATLQARNYYFSRDFSDIVGANQQSQAQEWGQGFILTYKSGYTPGPIGFGLDALGTLGLKLDSSPDRVNSGLLPVKDDGRAADDYSRLGLTFKARLSSSELKVGELQPNLPVLAFSDIRLLPPSYQGLSLSSNEITGLTLQAGHLSTTSLRNEAGDGKMIAMLGHVPQRGAQSDAFNYVGGDYAFNRERTSVSLWHGQLQDIYAQDFIGLKHSQPFGTWVLGANLGYYTAREEGEQLLGKIDNQAFFSLLSARRGGHTFYVGYQAMYGDSAFPRVFANVTPLGNEVPTYEFAYTDERSWQVRYDYNFAAFGVPGLTTTVRYITGDNVNTGGGYEGRDRERDLDIGYAVQSGVLSGLGIRVRNVMARSNYRSDINENRLILSYTWTLL, encoded by the coding sequence ATGCACACACAACGTATCTGGCTTTCCCTGCTAGGGCTGCCCCTTGCGGCAACGGCGGGCGAGGGTGGTTTTTTCGCGGGTTCCACGGCTACCTTGCAGGCCCGCAACTATTACTTCAGCCGCGACTTCTCCGATATTGTCGGCGCCAATCAACAGTCCCAGGCCCAGGAGTGGGGCCAGGGGTTTATCCTGACTTACAAATCCGGGTATACCCCCGGACCCATTGGCTTTGGCCTGGATGCGCTGGGCACCCTGGGCCTCAAGCTCGACAGCAGCCCGGACCGGGTCAATAGCGGCTTGTTGCCGGTCAAGGACGACGGCCGCGCTGCCGACGACTACAGCCGCCTGGGCTTGACCTTCAAGGCGCGGTTGTCCAGTAGTGAACTGAAGGTTGGGGAGTTGCAGCCGAACCTGCCGGTGCTGGCCTTCAGTGACATTCGCTTGCTGCCGCCGAGTTATCAGGGGCTCAGTCTCAGCTCCAATGAAATCACGGGGCTGACCCTGCAGGCGGGGCACCTGAGCACCACCAGCCTGCGCAACGAGGCCGGTGACGGCAAGATGATCGCCATGCTCGGCCATGTGCCGCAGCGCGGGGCTCAGAGCGATGCCTTCAATTATGTCGGCGGCGACTACGCCTTTAATCGCGAACGCACCAGTGTCAGCCTCTGGCATGGCCAGTTGCAGGACATCTACGCCCAGGACTTTATCGGCCTCAAGCATAGTCAGCCGTTCGGGACGTGGGTGCTGGGTGCCAACCTGGGTTACTACACAGCGCGCGAGGAGGGCGAGCAGTTACTCGGCAAGATCGACAACCAGGCGTTTTTCTCGCTGCTGTCGGCCAGGCGCGGTGGCCATACCTTTTACGTGGGGTACCAGGCGATGTACGGCGACAGCGCCTTCCCCCGGGTATTTGCCAATGTCACGCCATTGGGTAACGAAGTCCCCACCTACGAGTTTGCGTATACCGACGAGCGCTCCTGGCAGGTGCGCTATGACTACAACTTCGCGGCATTCGGGGTGCCGGGGCTGACTACCACGGTGCGCTATATCACCGGCGACAACGTCAACACCGGCGGCGGCTACGAGGGCCGGGACCGCGAGCGTGACCTGGATATCGGGTATGCGGTGCAAAGCGGCGTACTCAGTGGCCTGGGGATTCGGGTACGCAATGTGATGGCGCGCTCAAACTACCGCAGCGATATCAATGAGAACCGGTTGATCCTCAGTTACACCTGGACGCTGCTTTAG
- a CDS encoding YkvI family membrane protein produces the protein MKESLKIAGAFVGVIVGAGFASGRELLLMFVDFGVWGLLGSVVSAALFIFLGMALAGMGSRLRAKSHKDVVHALCGRYLGTFVDLMITFFMFAVTVVMLAGGGALLEQQFGIPALFGSAGVTLIVVAIVCLDVKKVIGMIGAVTPLLVLTAAGVALYGVATRGLSFGDLNQLVSQQDPGASHWLLGALLYVSYNIVAGVPFLAIMGGAAKSEKQAIWGGIFGGALLGLLMLVMSLGLLSRLDSVADLPMPMLSIATEVSPALGLLMALIIFLMIVNTAVGTLYSFSARLLPAGTRTFRIGSAAFGALAFAGSLVGFVSLVGQVYPLFGYLGFLLIGAVVVGWLRVGGLWLASNGR, from the coding sequence ATGAAAGAAAGTCTGAAAATAGCCGGCGCATTTGTCGGCGTCATTGTCGGTGCAGGGTTCGCCTCCGGTCGGGAGCTGCTACTGATGTTCGTGGATTTCGGCGTCTGGGGGCTGCTGGGTTCGGTGGTCAGCGCCGCGCTCTTCATCTTTCTCGGCATGGCGTTGGCGGGCATGGGCAGCCGGCTGCGGGCAAAGTCCCACAAGGACGTAGTGCATGCATTGTGCGGACGCTACCTGGGGACCTTTGTCGACCTGATGATCACCTTTTTCATGTTTGCGGTAACGGTGGTCATGCTGGCCGGGGGTGGCGCCCTGCTGGAACAGCAGTTCGGCATTCCCGCCCTGTTCGGCAGCGCTGGGGTGACGCTGATCGTGGTCGCCATCGTGTGCCTGGATGTGAAGAAGGTCATTGGCATGATCGGCGCCGTCACACCGCTGCTGGTCCTGACAGCGGCAGGCGTGGCCCTGTATGGCGTCGCCACCCGGGGCCTGAGTTTCGGCGACCTCAACCAACTGGTCAGCCAGCAAGACCCTGGCGCGAGCCATTGGCTGCTGGGCGCGTTGTTGTATGTGTCCTACAACATCGTGGCCGGGGTGCCGTTTCTGGCGATCATGGGCGGTGCCGCAAAGTCCGAGAAACAGGCAATCTGGGGTGGTATTTTCGGCGGAGCATTACTGGGGCTGTTGATGTTGGTAATGAGCCTGGGTCTGCTGTCACGCCTGGACAGCGTGGCGGACCTGCCCATGCCCATGCTGTCCATCGCCACTGAGGTTTCGCCGGCCCTCGGCCTGCTGATGGCGTTGATCATTTTCCTGATGATCGTCAATACGGCCGTGGGGACCTTGTATTCCTTTTCGGCCCGATTGCTGCCGGCAGGCACACGTACATTCCGCATTGGCTCAGCAGCCTTCGGTGCATTGGCATTCGCTGGCAGCCTGGTGGGATTTGTCAGCCTGGTGGGCCAGGTCTATCCGCTGTTCGGTTACCTGGGCTTTTTGCTGATTGGTGCAGTGGTCGTGGGTTGGCTACGCGTAGGGGGATTGTGGCTGGCCAGTAACGGTAGATGA
- a CDS encoding RidA family protein, with translation MSDTFQRYPSHLPYPFSKAIRVGDFLYLSGQVPMTPLGEVVLGDIREQTEAAMARIGETLAECGASFEQVIKATVWLSDMQHFAGFNDVYKRHFDGGFPVRSTVGGAQLALGVDVEIEVQAWVGAR, from the coding sequence ATGTCTGACACTTTCCAGCGTTACCCCAGCCACCTGCCCTACCCGTTCTCCAAGGCCATTCGGGTCGGTGATTTCCTGTACCTCTCCGGGCAAGTCCCCATGACCCCTCTGGGCGAAGTGGTGCTCGGTGATATCCGCGAGCAGACCGAGGCGGCCATGGCCCGCATCGGCGAAACCCTGGCCGAATGCGGAGCAAGTTTCGAGCAGGTGATCAAGGCCACCGTGTGGCTGTCGGACATGCAGCATTTCGCGGGTTTCAACGACGTGTATAAGCGCCACTTCGACGGTGGCTTCCCGGTGCGCTCCACGGTCGGCGGCGCCCAATTGGCCTTGGGCGTCGATGTCGAGATCGAAGTCCAGGCATGGGTCGGCGCCCGTTGA
- a CDS encoding FAD-dependent oxidoreductase, protein MSFLPQRQEVLAVPNSECFDFAIIGGGIAGASLAYRLAGQASVVVLERESQPGYHATGRSAAMFMESYGTPQIQALTRASRGFYEQPPAAFTEHALLEPRGCLYIAGQEQQSLLQQAFATSRAQAGNVSLIDTEQALALVPCLRPEAVAGAMLETDARDLDVHALHQGFLRAMRRAGGVLHCDAQLKGATREGLQWHLVLADGRQLRARHLVNAAGAWADQVAQQCGVPPVGLQPCRRSAFTFDGPENTDFSRWPAVIGIDESFYFKPDAGQLLGSPANADPVPPQDVMPEELDIATGIYHIEAATSLTIRRPRHSWAGLRSFVGDGDLVVGWDNHCEGFFWLAAQGGYGIQSAAGVSQLACSQLLDLPLPETLRHQGVEPQRLAPGRLR, encoded by the coding sequence ATGTCGTTCCTTCCCCAGAGACAGGAGGTACTCGCAGTGCCCAACAGCGAATGTTTCGATTTCGCCATCATCGGCGGTGGTATTGCGGGGGCCTCCCTGGCTTATCGCCTGGCCGGCCAGGCCAGTGTCGTGGTGCTCGAACGTGAAAGCCAGCCGGGTTACCACGCCACCGGGCGCTCTGCTGCAATGTTCATGGAGAGCTATGGCACGCCACAGATCCAGGCCCTGACCCGCGCCAGCCGAGGCTTCTATGAGCAGCCGCCCGCCGCGTTCACCGAACATGCACTCCTGGAACCGCGCGGCTGCCTGTACATCGCCGGCCAAGAGCAGCAATCCCTGCTGCAACAAGCCTTCGCCACCAGCCGGGCGCAGGCCGGCAACGTGTCATTGATTGATACCGAGCAGGCCCTGGCATTGGTGCCGTGCCTGCGCCCCGAGGCGGTTGCCGGGGCGATGCTCGAGACCGATGCCCGCGACCTCGACGTGCATGCGCTGCACCAGGGCTTTTTGCGGGCCATGCGGCGGGCCGGCGGGGTGCTGCACTGCGATGCCCAACTGAAAGGCGCCACCCGCGAAGGCCTTCAATGGCACCTGGTACTGGCCGACGGCCGCCAACTGCGCGCGCGCCACCTGGTCAATGCCGCAGGCGCCTGGGCCGATCAGGTCGCACAGCAGTGCGGCGTGCCGCCCGTTGGGTTGCAACCGTGCCGACGCTCCGCCTTTACCTTTGACGGCCCCGAAAACACGGACTTCTCCCGCTGGCCGGCGGTGATCGGTATCGACGAAAGCTTCTACTTCAAACCCGACGCTGGCCAATTGCTGGGCTCACCGGCCAATGCCGATCCTGTCCCGCCACAGGATGTAATGCCCGAAGAGCTGGATATCGCCACCGGCATCTATCACATCGAGGCCGCCACCTCCTTGACCATTCGCCGCCCACGCCATAGCTGGGCCGGCCTGCGCTCATTCGTCGGCGACGGTGACCTGGTGGTCGGCTGGGACAATCATTGCGAAGGCTTCTTCTGGCTGGCGGCACAGGGCGGTTACGGCATTCAGTCCGCAGCCGGTGTATCGCAACTGGCCTGCAGCCAATTACTCGATCTTCCCCTTCCCGAGACCCTGCGCCACCAGGGCGTCGAGCCACAACGCCTGGCCCCTGGCCGCTTGCGTTAA
- a CDS encoding helix-turn-helix domain-containing protein yields the protein MSSDCASGSTTHPLIDRAQVGARLRVIRKRQKLTLKQLSERSGVALSTLSKMELAQVSVSYEKLAAAARALNIDIAQLFSPTRQGVSAQQPTVVSTAIDGAAGYSTGNYDYHPMAGDFPGRSMTPMYARIYARELGQFEDYIRHPGQEFAVVLSGRVRIQFETGESLSIGCRETAYFNSAIGHIYLAEGEDGTAAEVMVVMSES from the coding sequence ATGAGTTCCGATTGCGCCTCGGGTTCCACAACCCATCCCTTGATAGATCGCGCCCAGGTTGGCGCCCGCCTGCGTGTGATCCGCAAGCGCCAGAAGTTGACGCTCAAACAACTGTCCGAGCGCTCAGGCGTGGCTTTGTCGACCTTGTCGAAGATGGAACTGGCGCAGGTGTCGGTAAGTTATGAAAAACTGGCGGCTGCGGCGCGGGCCCTGAATATAGATATTGCCCAGCTGTTCAGCCCGACCAGACAAGGTGTCAGCGCCCAACAGCCTACGGTGGTCAGCACCGCCATCGACGGTGCGGCCGGCTACAGCACGGGCAATTATGACTATCACCCGATGGCCGGGGATTTCCCCGGGCGCAGCATGACGCCCATGTATGCGCGGATCTATGCGCGGGAACTGGGTCAATTCGAAGACTACATCCGGCACCCTGGGCAAGAGTTCGCGGTCGTCCTGTCAGGCCGCGTGCGCATTCAATTTGAAACCGGTGAATCCCTTAGCATCGGCTGTCGTGAGACGGCCTATTTCAATAGTGCAATCGGCCATATTTACCTGGCGGAAGGCGAGGATGGCACCGCCGCCGAAGTGATGGTGGTGATGTCGGAGTCCTGA